In Prunus dulcis chromosome 1, ALMONDv2, whole genome shotgun sequence, the following are encoded in one genomic region:
- the LOC117614492 gene encoding pentatricopeptide repeat-containing protein At2g02980, chloroplastic, translating into MAAPAVQMSPFSHPKTNTNTPVSLIPKCTSLRELKQIQAFSIKTHLQYDISVLTKLINFCTLNPTGTSMDYAHHLFDQIPHPDIVVFNTMARGYARSHAPFRAISLFAHILSSDLFPDDYTFPSLLKACASSKALEEGRQLHCFAIKCGLHLNIYVCPTLINMYTECNDVDAARRVFDKIPDPCVVVHNAMIKGYARSSRPNEALALFRELQASNLKPTDVTMLSALSSCALLGALDLGKWIHEYVKKNRFDRYVKVNTALIDMYAKCGSLEDAVSVFEDMSVKDTQAWSAMIVAYATHGNGSKALSMFEEMKKARIRPDEITFLGLLYACSHAGFVEEGCKYFYSMSERYGIVLGTKHYGCMVDLLGRSGRLGEAYKFIDELPIKPTPIFWRTLLSACGSHGDVDMGMRVLERIFELDDSHGGDYVIISNLCARAGRWEDVDRLRKLMRDRGIVKIPGCSSIEVNNVVHEFFSGDGERSVSTVLHQAVDKLVEELKLAGYVPDTSLVFHSNMEDKDREVSLRYHSEKLAIAYGLLNTPPGATIRVVKNLRVCGDCHSAAKYISLIFNRQIILRDVQRFHHFKEGKCSCGDYW; encoded by the coding sequence ATGGCAGCACCGGCTGTCCAAATGAGCCCATTCTCTCACCCAAAAACCAACACCAACACCCCAGTCTCTCTCATACCCAAGTGCACGTCTTTGAGAGAGCTCAAGCAAATCCAAGCCTTTTCCATCAAAACCCATCTCCAATATGACATTTCTGTCCTCACCAAGCTCATCAACTTCTGCACTCTTAACCCAACTGGTACCTCCATGGACTACGCCCACCACCTGTTCGACCAAATTCCTCACCCTGACATTGTTGTCTTCAACACCATGGCCCGCGGCTACGCACGCTCCCATGCCCCATTTCGAGCGATTTCACTATTTGCTCACATTCTGAGCTCAGATCTCTTCCCAGATGACTACACATTCCCCTCTCTTCTCAAGGCGTGCGCCAGCTCTAAAGCCTTAGAAGAAGGGAGGCAATTGCATTGCTTTGCTATCAAATGTGGGCTTCACCTTAACATTTATGTGTGCCCTACACTTATTAACATGTACACTGAGTGCAATGACGTAGATGCGGCTCGCCGGGTCTTTGATAAGATACCAGACCCTTGTGTTGTTGTACACAATGCTATGATCAAGGGCTATGCTCGAAGTAGTCGGCCAAATGAGGCATTGGCATTGTTTCGAGAGTTGCAAGCAAGCAATCTTAAGCCAACCGATGTTACTATGCTTAGTGCTCTTTCTTCATGTGCTTTGTTAGGAGCATTAGACTTGGGGAAGTGGATACACGAATACGTTAAGAAAAATAGGTTTGATAGATATGTTAAAGTGAACACTGCACTGATAGATATGTATGCAAAATGTGGAAGCCTGGAGGATGCAGTTTCTGTATTTGAAGACATGAGTGTGAAAGATACTCAGGCTTGGTCTGCTATGATTGTGGCGTATGCAACTCATGGCAATGGGTCAAAAGCCTTATCAATGTTTGAGGAAATGAAGAAGGCTCGAATTCGACCTGATGAGATCACATTCTTGGGTCTCTTATATGCCTGTAGTCATGCAGGATTCGTTGAGGAGGGTTGCAAGTATTTCTACAGCATGAGTGAGAGGTACGGGATTGTTCTGGGGACTAAGCATTATGGTTGTATGGTAGATTTGCTAGGACGGTCTGGACGCTTAGGGGAGGCTTACAAGTTCATAGATGAATTACCAATTAAGCCTACACCCATATTCTGGCGAACATTGTTGTCTGCTTGCGGAAGCCACGGTGATGTAGACATGGGGATGCGGGTGCTTGAGCGAATATTTGAGTTAGATGACTCTCATGGTGGGGATTATGTGATCATATCGAATTTGTGTGCAAGGGCGGGGAGGTGGGAGGATGTGGATCGCTTAAGGAAGTTGATGAGAGACAGAGGAATTGTAAAAATTCCCGGCTGTAGCTCCATAGAGGTGAACAATGTAGTGCATGAATTCTTCTCAGGGGACGGGGAGCGTTCTGTTTCAACAGTACTGCATCAAGCAGTTGATAAGTTGGTTGAAGAATTAAAGCTGGCTGGATATGTTCCTGATACTTCTCTAGTCTTTCATTCTAACATGGAAGATAAAGATAGAGAAGTTTCTCTTAGGTATCATAGTGAGAAGTTGGCCATTGCCTATGGGCTCTTAAACACTCCCCCCGGGGCAACAATCCGTGTTGTGAAGAACCTTAGGGTATGTGGGGATTGCCACTCTGCTGCTAAGTATATATCATTGATCTTTAATCGACAGATAATTCTCAGAGATGTTCAACGATTCCATCATTTCAAAGAGGGAAAGTGCTCTTGTGGGGATTATTGGTAG